The window GTCAGCGTAGCAGCTTCATTTGTACCCGAGCAGGCGGTTCAGCCATCCGAAGAGCAGCCCGAACGCCAGGCGACGCGGTAGCGTCAACTCGGTTCGCCAGCGTTCGTCCAACTGGATGCCCTGATCGGAGCCGGTCGCCATGCGGTTTCCGCCCAGGCCGAGGTTCGGGTGCTCTCGGTAGCGGAGCATGGCGGGCTCGAAATCGAGGTCGAGCAGGGAACAGACGCTCGCGAGAGCGGTCGCTGGATCTCGTGCCAAGTCCTCGTAGCGCAGGTCGAGCCATTCGGACTTGCCGAACCGGCGCCTGAGCAGCAGCGCCGCGATCGTGAACTTGGGCCACTTCGTCAGCGCGAACACCGGGCGCTGGTACTTGCTCCGGTACGAGTTGTAGACCGCGCGTCCGTCTCGCATGAGATGGATGACCCGGAGGTCGAAGCTCCCCGACTTCAAGAGCAGCGCCAGCCGCTGCCACGACTTGGAAGCGTCGACCAGGACACGCGCTTCGGACTCGCGAAACAGGCAGTCGAGCAAGTCCCGATTCGGTTGGGTCCATTTCTCGATGTCGGCGGAGGTGGAACTGAAGATCCGGGCGGCGGGAAGCGGTGAGAGATCCAGGTCCGAAAAAGCCGATCCGGTCGAGTCCCGATAGCGACGTTTCACCGCGACCCAGAACGGATCCCCGAGAATCGTGGATTCGGCCTTTCCGCTCACGTGCTCTCCGATCGAGGACAGCTCGCTCAGCCCGAGGACCTCCGAGTGCGCGTTGAGGAGAAGATTCAACAAGGTTGAGCCGCAATGACCGGCGCCGGCTATGTACGCCAGCAGATACCGGGGGCGATCGATGGTCGGGCTCACCCGGCTCCCTCCCCTCGAACCGATCCGGGTTCCATGAGCCGCCGGACAGATGACACCGTCCGTTCCGCGTTGACGGTGTGCTCGTAGCGGCGTCGAGCTTCTTGGCCGAAGCTCGACACGGCGCCGCGGTTCCGGCAAAAAAAGATCAGCGCCCGCCTGAGATCGTTCTCCAGGCGTGTCGATCGAAGCAGGAAACCGCTCACGCCATCTTCGACGATATCGAATGCCGAGCCCACCCTGTCACTGGCAACGACAGGGGTCGAAAGGCTGGCGGCTTCGGTGATGACGTTGCCCCAGCCATCGTGCTTCTCTCGGTCCCCGACTCGGAGTGTGTGCGGGTGCACGAACACGTCGGCCGCTCGATAGTATTCGTGGACGCGATCGGCGGGAACCGCGCCGCAGAACCGGATTCTGGAATCGTTGTCCGCGAGTTGCAGGCACCGGTCGTGGTAGTCGAGCGAGGTGACGCCGCGGCCGGTCTCACGGGCAATCGGCTCCCCGACGATCAGGAGCCTGGGATTCTCGCCCTCCTCGAGCAGCTCGCGGACCACAGTGATCAGGACATCGAGACCTTTCTGCGGCATGATCCGGCCGAGATAGAGAAGGAGCAAGGAGTCTCCGGCGAAGTCGCGCAGCTCCGCGGCGCCTTCGGGGTCGGCCTCCCTGGTGGAGAGATCGTCGTGAAGGTAGCTGAACGGCAGAACGGATTCGGGTCCGTGCCCCTTGCTCAGCAGATATTCCCGGGCCTTGCGGCCTCCCACCAACATGCCGCGAGCTCTTGTCT is drawn from bacterium and contains these coding sequences:
- a CDS encoding glycosyltransferase family 4 protein, whose protein sequence is MRKLLYINNRYRHYDRIKYETLGRNFDLRVLWIGPPPPGEAPSSELLGLFHHEILDSETESKLQPWHVLRTIRLGRRVADLAREADLVVSSTSDSWKSKVAFVAASRRRTPIAFRKERWLDVSLPRLTRPYWLLDQLLTDFIETRARGMLVGGRKAREYLLSKGHGPESVLPFSYLHDDLSTREADPEGAAELRDFAGDSLLLLYLGRIMPQKGLDVLITVVRELLEEGENPRLLIVGEPIARETGRGVTSLDYHDRCLQLADNDSRIRFCGAVPADRVHEYYRAADVFVHPHTLRVGDREKHDGWGNVITEAASLSTPVVASDRVGSAFDIVEDGVSGFLLRSTRLENDLRRALIFFCRNRGAVSSFGQEARRRYEHTVNAERTVSSVRRLMEPGSVRGEGAG
- a CDS encoding sulfotransferase gives rise to the protein MSPTIDRPRYLLAYIAGAGHCGSTLLNLLLNAHSEVLGLSELSSIGEHVSGKAESTILGDPFWVAVKRRYRDSTGSAFSDLDLSPLPAARIFSSTSADIEKWTQPNRDLLDCLFRESEARVLVDASKSWQRLALLLKSGSFDLRVIHLMRDGRAVYNSYRSKYQRPVFALTKWPKFTIAALLLRRRFGKSEWLDLRYEDLARDPATALASVCSLLDLDFEPAMLRYREHPNLGLGGNRMATGSDQGIQLDERWRTELTLPRRLAFGLLFGWLNRLLGYK